Proteins encoded within one genomic window of uncultured Sphingopyxis sp.:
- a CDS encoding DUF1134 domain-containing protein: MRKTFTSLAFAALASLGLALTPLPAAAQMREIDPSNTQIDSDLDNPAPPPVTTTTTDGSSYDSDLATGDQQTSEVPVDNSTAAPGAPAEMTATDVAADDSSTYKKDDLIGAAEGIFGKGAQGLAGLIEDILKEQGEPNAYIVGREAGGALVFGLRYGSGTLHHKVEGELPAYWTGPSIGFDAGANAGNTFILVYNLFDSEDLYKRYPAGEGAAYLVGGFNASYLRRGDVVLIPIRVGVGARLGANVGYMKFRKKQNWLPF, encoded by the coding sequence ATGCGGAAGACGTTCACCAGCCTGGCTTTTGCGGCCCTGGCATCGCTCGGCCTCGCGCTGACGCCGCTGCCCGCGGCGGCGCAGATGCGCGAGATCGACCCGAGCAACACCCAGATCGATTCCGATCTCGACAATCCCGCACCCCCGCCGGTGACGACCACCACGACCGACGGATCATCCTACGACAGCGACCTCGCGACCGGCGATCAGCAGACGAGCGAAGTGCCGGTCGACAATAGCACGGCGGCCCCCGGCGCGCCCGCCGAGATGACCGCCACCGACGTCGCCGCCGACGACAGCTCGACCTACAAGAAGGACGATTTGATCGGCGCCGCCGAGGGCATCTTCGGCAAGGGCGCACAGGGCCTGGCGGGACTGATCGAGGACATTCTCAAGGAACAGGGCGAGCCCAACGCCTATATCGTCGGGCGCGAAGCCGGCGGGGCGCTGGTGTTCGGCCTGCGCTATGGATCGGGCACGCTCCATCACAAGGTCGAGGGCGAACTTCCCGCTTACTGGACGGGACCGTCGATCGGTTTCGACGCGGGCGCCAATGCGGGCAACACCTTCATCCTCGTCTATAATCTCTTCGACAGCGAGGATCTCTACAAGCGCTATCCGGCGGGCGAAGGCGCCGCCTATCTGGTCGGCGGCTTCAACGCGAGCTACCTGCGCCGCGGCGATGTCGTGCTGATTCCGATCCGCGTCGGCGTCGGCGCGCGGCTCGGCGCCAACGTCGGCTATATGAAGTTCCGCAAGAAACAGAATTGGCTGCCCTTCTGA
- a CDS encoding cytochrome c1 yields MVRPLGFLVGLGFIAALVFAIFTTPLNNEPNAAHEFHKHPKHLKLASDGLMPHWDIAQLQRGMQVYKEVCSACHSLNLVAFRNIQDLGYTEGQVKTFAKGFQVPSINPDTGEPATRDGLPSDHFPAPYANEVAARAANNNALPPDLSLITKAREGGKDYVYSLLTGYQNPPANLPKELQPGTGLHYNPYFANLNLAMVKPLSDGQVTYADGTKATVDQMAKDVSAFLVWTAEPKLVKRVQVGWAVIGFLLIFTVLTYLSYRNIWADKKH; encoded by the coding sequence ATGGTTCGTCCGCTCGGTTTTCTCGTCGGTCTCGGTTTCATTGCCGCGCTGGTGTTCGCGATCTTCACGACACCGCTCAACAATGAACCCAATGCCGCGCACGAGTTCCACAAGCATCCCAAGCATCTGAAGCTCGCGAGCGACGGGCTGATGCCGCATTGGGACATCGCGCAGCTGCAACGCGGCATGCAGGTGTATAAGGAGGTCTGTTCGGCCTGCCACAGCCTGAACCTCGTCGCTTTCCGCAACATTCAGGATCTCGGCTATACCGAAGGCCAGGTGAAGACCTTCGCCAAGGGCTTCCAGGTGCCGTCGATCAACCCCGACACCGGCGAGCCGGCGACGCGCGACGGCCTGCCGTCGGATCATTTCCCGGCGCCCTATGCGAATGAAGTCGCGGCGCGCGCGGCGAACAACAACGCGCTGCCGCCCGACCTGTCGCTGATCACCAAGGCGCGCGAAGGCGGGAAGGACTATGTCTATTCGCTGCTGACCGGCTACCAGAATCCGCCGGCGAACCTGCCGAAGGAACTCCAGCCGGGCACGGGGCTGCACTACAACCCCTATTTCGCGAACCTGAACCTCGCGATGGTGAAGCCGCTGTCGGACGGACAGGTGACCTATGCCGACGGCACCAAGGCCACCGTCGACCAGATGGCGAAGGACGTCAGCGCCTTCCTCGTCTGGACCGCCGAGCCCAAGCTGGTGAAGCGTGTGCAGGTCGGCTGGGCCGTGATCGGTTTCCTGCTGATCTTCACGGTGCTGACCTATCTGTCGTACCGGAACATCTGGGCCGACAAGAAGCATTGA
- a CDS encoding site-specific integrase yields the protein MSATKSKYGQAMQRVATHLYRRHGRYTFRRAIPKDVQAACGMTEYVRSLGDVTDTRARALATVHAEFCDRMIRQARASTGRDTASHDDIFRTAHIPDQEEIERAVRAWIVEFEDRSSADPLVGGIAVRNRSRELDVAEGEIVRVMSSGSGEPPISTQWIADAIIQRNAWAMPRNGRLEAFLMDRVARGQRELVSRERAEITWSSTVGPTHRIFAPEEFAKDRARPQPSKNPQAKLSLSEIVDRWAAARKPRSKTERKARVVIAEFDALTGGARIGAITSDHVQAYKEKLVASGRAGTTGNNLLNLLRAVIRFAKECKFINVDPCEGIAIKADKKKAKARITYDRDCLTALFGTSVWSSGNRPVGGRGEAAYWLPLLALYTGARLEELGQLRLIDITSEAYVDADDADATATVIRIVEDEADGLKLKNAGSVRRVPVHPELVRLGFLNYVDQLRATGAKRVFPHLRPDRDGVLTASWSKWFGRWLRKEAEITDRRITFHSFRHSFKHYARQLGLAPDVQNEITGHETGDIADTYGGLSYPLLPLVQAIERYRVPGFVLPPPPQAMPNRPYT from the coding sequence ATGTCTGCTACAAAATCGAAGTATGGGCAAGCGATGCAGCGGGTTGCAACACATCTTTATCGCCGTCACGGCCGCTACACATTCCGGCGCGCCATACCCAAGGATGTCCAGGCTGCTTGCGGCATGACGGAATATGTTCGGAGCCTTGGTGACGTGACTGACACACGTGCTCGTGCTCTCGCGACCGTTCATGCGGAGTTTTGCGATCGAATGATTCGTCAGGCGCGTGCAAGCACGGGGCGCGACACGGCTTCTCATGATGACATTTTCAGGACCGCGCACATTCCCGATCAGGAGGAGATCGAAAGGGCTGTCCGTGCCTGGATTGTGGAGTTTGAGGATAGGTCCTCCGCTGACCCACTAGTCGGCGGCATTGCGGTGAGAAACCGATCGCGCGAACTGGACGTTGCTGAGGGCGAGATCGTCCGTGTCATGTCTAGCGGGTCGGGCGAACCGCCTATCAGCACTCAATGGATTGCCGACGCGATCATACAGCGCAATGCATGGGCTATGCCTCGTAATGGACGGCTAGAGGCCTTCCTGATGGATCGTGTGGCACGCGGCCAACGCGAGCTGGTGTCACGAGAGCGGGCGGAGATCACGTGGTCATCAACCGTCGGGCCGACCCATCGCATTTTTGCTCCCGAGGAGTTCGCAAAGGACCGCGCGCGCCCGCAGCCGTCGAAGAACCCCCAGGCAAAGTTATCGCTTTCCGAGATAGTGGACAGGTGGGCTGCCGCGCGGAAACCGCGCTCAAAGACAGAGCGGAAGGCGAGGGTCGTAATTGCAGAATTTGATGCTCTGACTGGTGGTGCTCGAATTGGCGCGATTACGTCGGATCATGTCCAAGCATATAAAGAGAAGCTCGTTGCGTCGGGTCGCGCGGGGACGACGGGAAACAACCTTCTCAACCTACTACGCGCCGTTATCCGCTTCGCGAAAGAATGTAAGTTCATCAATGTCGATCCCTGTGAAGGGATTGCTATCAAGGCCGACAAGAAGAAGGCAAAGGCCCGGATCACATACGATCGAGACTGCCTGACAGCTCTATTTGGCACGTCGGTTTGGTCGTCAGGAAATCGGCCCGTTGGTGGACGCGGCGAGGCAGCTTATTGGCTGCCCCTATTGGCTCTCTACACAGGTGCGCGGCTTGAAGAGCTAGGCCAGCTACGTCTAATCGACATTACGTCAGAAGCCTATGTCGATGCCGACGACGCAGACGCCACGGCGACCGTGATTCGCATTGTCGAAGATGAAGCCGATGGCCTAAAACTTAAGAACGCCGGAAGTGTTCGGCGGGTGCCTGTGCATCCAGAGCTGGTCAGATTGGGGTTCCTGAACTACGTTGACCAGCTTCGGGCGACGGGAGCAAAACGAGTGTTCCCGCACCTGCGGCCCGACCGCGATGGCGTCCTAACAGCATCATGGTCGAAATGGTTTGGTCGGTGGCTGCGGAAGGAAGCTGAGATCACGGATCGTCGGATCACCTTCCATTCGTTTCGCCACAGCTTCAAACACTATGCCCGCCAACTGGGTCTAGCGCCGGACGTGCAGAACGAGATCACCGGCCATGAGACCGGCGATATCGCCGATACTTACGGCGGGCTATCATATCCACTTCTACCATTGGTTCAGGCGATCGAGCGTTATCGCGTTCCTGGCTTTGTTCTTCCGCCGCCTCCGCAGGCAATGCCAAACAGGCCCTACACATAG
- a CDS encoding adenine phosphoribosyltransferase, with product MIALPPQPDLDLASLVRTIPDFPKPGIQFRDITTLIGDAAGFSESVRRLSARAATYRPDLIVAVEARGFLFGAAMATAMGLGVVPVRKAGKLPGVTIGVDYELEYGADRLELHEGAVLPGHRVILIDDLLATGGTILATAALMRSAGAEVAAALFVIDLPDLGGSRRLEDAGLACETLIAFDGD from the coding sequence ATGATCGCCCTTCCGCCGCAACCCGACCTCGACCTCGCGTCGCTGGTCCGCACGATCCCGGACTTTCCGAAGCCGGGGATCCAGTTTCGCGATATTACGACGTTGATCGGCGACGCAGCCGGTTTCAGCGAGAGCGTGCGCCGGCTGAGCGCGCGCGCCGCAACATATCGTCCCGACCTGATCGTCGCGGTCGAGGCGCGCGGCTTTCTGTTCGGCGCCGCGATGGCGACGGCGATGGGGCTCGGCGTCGTTCCGGTGCGCAAGGCGGGCAAGCTGCCCGGCGTTACGATCGGCGTCGATTACGAACTCGAATATGGCGCCGACCGCCTCGAGCTTCACGAAGGCGCCGTGCTGCCGGGGCACCGCGTCATCCTGATCGACGATCTGCTCGCGACCGGCGGCACCATCCTCGCCACCGCGGCCCTGATGCGGAGCGCCGGCGCCGAAGTGGCGGCGGCGCTGTTCGTGATCGACCTGCCCGATCTCGGCGGATCGCGGCGGCTGGAGGATGCGGGCCTCGCCTGCGAAACGCTGATCGCCTTCGACGGCGATTAA